Genomic DNA from Arthrobacter sp. B1I2:
GCTTCCAGGCCTCGAGGTGGCGGATGTCCTGAACAAGACCCAGGGGCCTGGCCGCATGCTGCCCGGCGGTCAAAAAGGTCTGGGCAGGGGAGCCCGCTCCCAGCGCGTGCGGGGATCCATGCGGGTCAAATCCGGCGCCCGGGCGAAGGTTGCAGGTCGCCCCTGCATCATTGTCGACGACGTCCTGACCACCGGCGCCACCCTTGGGGAAGCAGCCCGCGCACTGCGTCTTGCCGGCGCCCAGGTGAGGGGCGCCGTCGTGCTGGCGGCGACACGCCCGCCGGACTCCGGGGACGCCGGCACTGCCCCCGCCAGCCCCTGCGGGAACCACCATGACTTAGAAAAAAATAAACCGGGAAAGGATGAATAACGGGTGGCTATGAACTAACGTCGGTGGTGGGTACCAAGAACAGAATGTACCTTTCGATGGCGGCTCGGAGAGGGGCTCGACTGTCAGGCAGCCCGGCCCAAGGAAGCGCCGCCGTCGTGTCACCGAAGTCATTTGGAGGGCACCATGGAGTTTATGATCAGCGGACGAAATCTGACAGTTTCAGACCGTTTCCGCGAATACGCCGGGGAAAAGATCGCAAAAATCGAATCGCTGGGTGACAAAGTCCAGCGGGTCGACGCGAAAGTCTCCAAGGAGACCAATGCCCGGCAAACCGGCGACCAGTTGACCGTTGAGGTGACTGTCCTGGGGCGGGGGCCTGTAATCCGTGCCGAAGCGAGCGCCGCAGACAAGTTTGCCGCCTTTGACCTCGCCTACAACAAACTGCTTGAGCGGCTCCGGCGGGCAAAGGACCGCAAGAAGGTCCACCACGGCCGCCACACTCCCAAGGCTGTCCGTGAGGCCACCGCCTCACTCGAACCAGCCAGCGCCCACGAACCGCTGTACCTTGAGGCCAACCACCGGAGCGAAACCGCCCAGGCCCCGGAAGAAAAGTCCCCTTACGATGTGGACAATGACATTCCGGCCGGAAACTCGCCGGTACTGATCCGGCGCAAGGTCTTTCCCGCTGCATCCCTCTCCCTCGACGATGCCGTAGACAACATGGAGCTCGTGGGCCACGACTTCTACCTCTTCGTGGACAAGGCGACCAACACGCCGTCCGTCGTGTACCGCCGCCGCGGCTGGACCTACGGCGTCATTACGCTGGACCACGAATGCGAGCCAGGAGACACGGTGGTTGAGGAAAAGATCCTTGCCTACCGCTCCGACGACGCCGCCGCCAACGCTTAGGGTGGACCCAACCACCAGAGAGGACTGAATTGTCAGCAACGCTGAGCCTTGACCAGGCACGGCGGATCGCACTGGCAGCGCAGGGACTCCACAAAGGACGGCCCACCGGCCCCGTGACAGCACGGGCGGTGGGCCGTACTTTTGCCCGTCTCCAGCTCGTACAGATCGATTCCGTGAACGTACTGGTGCGCAGCCATTTCCTGCCCTTCTATTCCCGCCTGGGCAACTACGACCGTGACATCCTGCAGCGCATGTCCGGCAGCCACCCCCGCCGCATGCTGGAGTACTGGGCGCACGAGGCGAGCTACATCCGGCCGGAGCATTACCAGGACCTGCTTCTATGGCAAAAGCGGTCCTGGGTGGGCGCCGCCCGGCTGGACCCCGGGCTCCGCGATGACGTTGCGGCCAGGATCCTGGCGGTCCTCGCCCGGTCCCGGCCGATGACGGCCTCTGAACTGACTGCCCGGATCGGGCATGTGGAGGAAAAACAGACGGCCAACTGGGGGTGGAACTGGAACGCAGTGAAACGGGTCCTGGAACACCTCTTCGAAGAAGGGCTGGTATCGGCGGCCTCCAGGACCGGGCAATTCGAGCGCAGGTACACGTTGACGTCCAAAGTCCTCCCAAACCCGGCCGCAGCGGGAGGGGAAGCGGACCCAACAGCTGCACTTCACCGGCTGACCGAAGCGGCCGCGCGGGCGCACGGAATCGGAAGCATCCGCTGCTTCGCCGACTACTTCCGCATTCCGGTCAAGGCCACGGCGCTGGCCGTTTCGCATCTGGTGGAGCAAGGCAGGCTGGAGCCGGTTACCGTGGCGGGCTGGGGGCGGGAGGTCTTCCGGCACGTGGAAGCGGCACTGCCACGGCGTGCCACCGGCCGCGCGCTGTTGAGCCCGTTCGACTCCCTGGTCTTTGAACGCCGGCGCCTCCTGGAACTGTTCGGCTTCCATTACCGGATCGAGATCTACACGCCGGAGCCCAAACGGCGCTTCGGCTACTACGTCCTGCCTTTCCTGCTGCGCGACAGGATCGTGGCCCGCGTTGACTTGAAGGCGGACCGGGCTGGCGGCCGGCTGCTGGTGAGATCCGCCTTTGCCGAGCCGGACGCACCGGCGGACACCGCCGTCGAACTCGCTGCTGAGCTGAAGCTGATGGGTGACTGGCTTGGCCTGCCTGGAGTGGACGTGGGGCCTGCAGGTGACCTTTCTACCGGGCTGGCACGGGAGCTGGCACGCCTGTAACGAGTATCCGCTCTCAGGGAAAAGGGAAACCGGCTGCGTGTCTCTCCCGTAGACTGAACACGCCAGAATTCGGCGGCATGAGACTGGGAGCATCTTCACGTGGCATCACTTATCGAAAAAATTCTCCGCACGGGTGACAAGAAAACACTCCGGCAGCTGCG
This window encodes:
- the hpf gene encoding ribosome hibernation-promoting factor, HPF/YfiA family, with translation MEFMISGRNLTVSDRFREYAGEKIAKIESLGDKVQRVDAKVSKETNARQTGDQLTVEVTVLGRGPVIRAEASAADKFAAFDLAYNKLLERLRRAKDRKKVHHGRHTPKAVREATASLEPASAHEPLYLEANHRSETAQAPEEKSPYDVDNDIPAGNSPVLIRRKVFPAASLSLDDAVDNMELVGHDFYLFVDKATNTPSVVYRRRGWTYGVITLDHECEPGDTVVEEKILAYRSDDAAANA
- a CDS encoding winged helix-turn-helix domain-containing protein, with protein sequence MSATLSLDQARRIALAAQGLHKGRPTGPVTARAVGRTFARLQLVQIDSVNVLVRSHFLPFYSRLGNYDRDILQRMSGSHPRRMLEYWAHEASYIRPEHYQDLLLWQKRSWVGAARLDPGLRDDVAARILAVLARSRPMTASELTARIGHVEEKQTANWGWNWNAVKRVLEHLFEEGLVSAASRTGQFERRYTLTSKVLPNPAAAGGEADPTAALHRLTEAAARAHGIGSIRCFADYFRIPVKATALAVSHLVEQGRLEPVTVAGWGREVFRHVEAALPRRATGRALLSPFDSLVFERRRLLELFGFHYRIEIYTPEPKRRFGYYVLPFLLRDRIVARVDLKADRAGGRLLVRSAFAEPDAPADTAVELAAELKLMGDWLGLPGVDVGPAGDLSTGLARELARL